Proteins encoded in a region of the Takifugu flavidus isolate HTHZ2018 chromosome 8, ASM371156v2, whole genome shotgun sequence genome:
- the idh3g gene encoding isocitrate dehydrogenase [NAD] subunit gamma, mitochondrial, translated as MAAHSIVLSLTKIINPFSVGRLGSTVKVFGTTLSSHRNKATRSGENIPPPAKYGGRHTVTLIPGDGIGPELLNHVREVFRFSCVPVDFEVVHVNSALESEDDINNAITAIRRNGVALKGNIETKHTMPPSVKSRNNLLRTSLDLFANVMHCQSLPGVQTRHKNIDIMIIRENTEGEYSSLEHESVSGVVECLKIITRNNSLRIAEYAFNLAKEQGRRRVTAVHKANIMKLGDGLFLQCCREVASGYPDITFDSMIVDNTTMQLVSRPEQFDVMVMPNLYGNVVSNVCAGLVGGPGLVPGANYGQVYAVFETATRNTGKSIAERNIANPTAMLLASCMMLDHLKLNNYASLIRNAVLTTMNENRLHTPDIGGQGTTSEVVQSVMKIIQSKGQLTAEL; from the exons ATGGCTGCCCACAGCATAGTGTTGTCGCTCACCAAAATTATTAATCCTTTCTCGGTTGGACGTCTTGGAAGCACCGTTAAA GTATTTGGTACAACTCTGAGCAGTCACAGAAATAAGGCCACGCGTTCT GGAGAAAATATA CCTCCTCCAGCGAAGTATGGAGGCAGACACACTGTAACGCTCATACCTGGAGATGGCATCGGTCCAGAGCTGCTAAACCATGTCAGAGAGGTTTTCAG GTTCAGCTGTGTTCCTGTGGACTTTGAGGTGGTACATGTCAACTCTGCCCTGGAGAGTGAGGACGACATCAATAACGCCATCACTGCCATCCGCCGAAACGGGGTCGCCCTCAAAG GTAACATAGAAACCAAACATACGATGCCGCCTTCTGTCAAATCCAGAAATAACCTCCTTCG CACAAGCTTAGACTTGTTTGCCAACGTGATGCACTGCCAGTCGCTCCCTGGGGTCCAAACTCGCCATAAGAACATTGACATCATGATCATCAGGGAGAACACGGAGGGGGAGTACAGCAGTCTGGAGCATGAG agTGTTTCTGGGGTTGTGGAATGTCTCAAGATTATCACCAGAAACAATTCCCTCAGGATTGCCGAGTATGCTTTCAACCTGGCGAAGGAACAAGGCCGTCGCAGGGTGACTGCTGTACACAAGGCCAACATCAT GAAACTTGGTGATGGATTATTCCTGCAGTGTTGTAGGGAAGTTGCCTCAGGCTACCCAGACATCACGTTTGACAGCATGATTGTGGACAACACCACCATGCAG ctgGTGTCCAGGCCTGAGCAGTTCGATGTGATGGTGATGCCCAATCTGTACGGCAACGTAGTGAGCAACGTGTGTGCAGGCCTGGTGGGGGGGCCTGGCCTTGTGCCCGGGGCCAACTATGGTCAAGTCTACGCTGTTTTTGAAACG GCCACAAGGAACACAGGGAAGAGTATTGCAGAGAGGAACATTGCTAACCCCACAGCCATGTTGCTGGCCAGCTGCATGATGCTGGACCACCTGAA GCTAAACAACTATGCGAGTTTGATCCGAAATGCAGTCCTCACCACCATGAATGAAAACAGG TTGCACACACCTGATATTGGGGGTCAGGGCACCACGTCAGAGGTGGTCCAGTCTGTCATGAAGATCATCCAGAGCAAAGGGCAGctgacagctgagctctga